The following coding sequences lie in one Spinacia oleracea cultivar Varoflay chromosome 1, BTI_SOV_V1, whole genome shotgun sequence genomic window:
- the LOC110786775 gene encoding L-type lectin-domain containing receptor kinase IX.2 codes for MPTSPKILVLLFSTTIFLSQQILGTSFSSSSTTCDHGTVIFFFPSFNTSNCNPGGDLLCMGVVTPGEGFLNLTTVSSNSSSTTDFNSIARVLYRDPVQVWPASFCTSFSLSIFSRFSQEFSGDGMAFLMTQDKEPSPVKSFGSFLGLQDKLLAGHSKFQQLAIEFDTFKNEWDPDGNHIGINTLSVMNSLIAKTLNSSNIELKSGKQIRVKIEYNGYTKDLQIYVGYEGNPLKSFLKYSIKVSKKVPSKVYLGFTASTGTLTETHQIHDWVFTSTMLPYYTVKDNKKKAIVLASVLPVVGGLIVFALIAIPIFRRRMIKKRERFRRMEELERQSAAAAPRKFTYKQLAKATKNFSKDNLLGTGGFGSVYKGQIVDPPQTIAVKKISSTSQQGEREYLAEICTIGRLRHRNILQLQGWSHENDSLLLVYEFMANKSLNEFLSGRKFLDWKARYKVLSGLASALLYLHEECGDPVVHRDVKPSNIMLDADLNPRLGDFGLARLLRNTTGVTTMVAGTLGYMAPEVSYTGKATTESDVYSFGVVALEMVCGKRFSNLLGESCLVDYAWDMHAKGTLEECVDPKLGDDFSKDEAVRILSVALSCLHLESNLRPEMRKVVMVLLNSDEPLMELPTTRPKGVYLSLYGFSNPPTTINNSNPNTPLFSWPDYPSSSANSNFPDESLAR; via the exons ATGCCAACTTCTCCAAAAATACTTGTACTACTCTTTTCCACCACTATTTTTCTCTCTCAACAAATACTAGGTACCTCATTCTCATCATCTTCAACAACTTGTGATCATGGTACAGTTATATTTTTCTTTCCTTCTTTTAACACATCAAATTGTAACCCCGGGGGTGACCTTCTGTGCATGGGCGTGGTCACCCCCGGGGAAGGCTTCTTAAATTTGACCACCGTATCGTCAAATAGCTCATCCACCACGGATTTTAATTCTATTGCTAGGGTCTTGTACCGTGACCCGGTTCAAGTTTGGCCGGCTTCTTTTTGTACAAGCTTCTCCTTGAGTATTTTCTCTCGGTTCAGCCAGGAGTTTTCGGGTGATGGTATGGCGTTTCTTATGACTCAAGATAAGGAACCTTCTCCTGTTAAAAGCTTTGGCTCTTTTCTTGGTCTCCAGGATAAATTGCTTGCAG GTCATTCCAAGTTCCAACAACTAGCAATCGAGTTTGACACATTCAAGAACGAGTGGGACCCAGATGGTAATCACATTGGGATAAACACATTAAGTGTAATGAATTCCCTAATTGCAAAGACCCTAAACTCATCCAACATTGAACTCAAAAGTGGTAAACAAATTAGAGTAAAGATAGAATACAATGGGTATACAAAAGACTTACAAATATATGTAGGTTATGAAGGAAACCCATTAAAAAGTTTCCTTAAATACTCAATAAAAGTGTCAAAGAAAGTCCCAAGTAAAGTATACTTAGGTTTTACAGCCTCAACTGGGACACTCACTGAGACTCATCAAATACATGATTGGGTTTTCACTTCAACCATGTTGCCTTACTATACTGTAAAGGATAACAAGAAGAAAGCCATCGTTTTGGCAAGTGTTTTACCTGTTGTTGGGGGTTTGATTGTCTTTGCACTCATTGCTATCCCTATTTTTCGACGAAGGATGATCAAGAAGAGGGAAAGGTTTAGGAGGATGGAAGAGCTTGAAAGGCAGTCTGCTGCCGCGGCTCCTAGGAAGTTTACGTACAAACAGCTTGCTAAGGCTACTAAGAATTTTAGCAAGGATAATTTGTTGGGAACTGGTGGTTTTGGTAGTGTTTATAAAGGCCAAATTGTTGATCCTCCTCAGACTATTGCTGTTAAGAAGATTTCATCTACCTCTCAGCAAG GTGAGAGAGAATACTTAGCAGAAATATGTACCATTGGGCGACTAAGGCACAGGAACATATTACAACTCCAAGGTTGGAGTCATGAAAATGACAGTCTTCTTCTAGTATACGAATTCATGGCAAATAAAAGCCTCAATGAGTTCCTCTCAGGACGAAAGTTCCTAGACTGGAAGGCAAGGTACAAAGTACTATCCGGCTTAGCATCAGCATTGTTATACCTCCATGAAGAATGTGGTGATCCAGTGGTTCATAGAGACGTGAAGCCTAGTAACATCATGCTAGACGCGGACTTAAACCCGCGTCTAGGTGATTTCGGGCTTGCTAGATTGCTAAGGAACACTACAGGAGTGACCACAATGGTGGCGGGAACACTAGGGTACATGGCTCCTGAGGTTAGCTACACCGGAAAGGCAACAACTGAGTCGGATGTGTATAGCTTTGGGGTGGTAGCATTAGAGATGGTGTGTGGGAAGAGATTTAGTAACCTCTTAGGGGAAAGTTGCTTGGTGGACTATGCATGGGATATGCATGCAAAGGGTACACTAGAAGAATGTGTGGACCCTAAGTTAGGTGACGACTTTTCCAAAGATGAAGCCGTAAGGATTTTAAGTGTGGCGCTTTCATGCTTGCATCTGGAGTCGAACTTGAGACCTGAAATGAGAAAAGTGGTAATGGTTTTGCTAAATTCAGATGAGCCTCTTATGGAACTTCCTACTACTCGGCCTAAAGGAGTATATTTGTCACTATATGGATTTTCGAATCCACCTACTACTATCAATAATTCTAACCCTAATACCCCTCTGTTCTCATGGCCTGATTACCCTTCTTCTAGTGCCAATTCCAACTTTCCAGATGAATCTTTGGCACGATGA